Part of the Pseudorasbora parva isolate DD20220531a chromosome 13, ASM2467924v1, whole genome shotgun sequence genome is shown below.
CTGCTGCTTACACCACAAATATACCAGTCACAATAGAACATTTCATTCATCATGGCTCAACACACCTTATCAATGACCTTAGAATAAAGTTCTTCTGGTTTAGAAGTACAAAGGAAtgatatatacattatatatatatatatatatatatatatatatatatatatatatatatatatatatatatatatatatatatatatatatataaagatggATATCTAAGAAAAAGAGGCCACTTAAAGAGTCActttaaaaatctatttaacTAGATTAGACTGTctaaatattcataaatataacaaaaggtGCCCTTAAAATATCTGTATTTTCTACATGTATAGTACATTACCTATCACTGTCATCAGGAACCTGCAGTGATGCATTGATTCATTTGTTATTTTGAGTGGTCCTTGGATCACTACACACCCTGTGATTAAAAATGTCCCTCTTCACAAAGCCCCTGACAGCACAGTACAGGTCGTCCTCACACACGTGTCTTTCAGCGGGACGAGTCTGACCTGCTCAGCTgaagttaaacaaacaaactacaGACAGGGGAAAAGGAAAGACACACATATAATGATTGTACATGTATCACTTTATGACCAATGCTGTGAAGTGACCTGTGCTTAATTTCAAAATGGAATGTTTTGTggaaaactgtgtgtgtgtggtgggggggGATAGATGGTAAAAGATGAAGACTTATTAATTTTAGACGACAATGTTGGCAGCAACCTGTGAAACTACCACaatcaaattagcatatttgGACAAACACAATGCACAGCCATAACTATCTAAGCATTTCTGTACAGCGAACTGTAAACTCTTTTAGCTGCTGTTTTATACCAAAAGACAGGCCTGAGAAAAGCTGTTTAGCACAACCATGAAAACAGTCATAAACACTCCGCGATTCTAATCAGACTTAATGACTCTTTTCCTGGTGCCACTGCTGATCTATTGCTCCGAACACACATGCTATGCTAACATTGATTTATTAGTGTTTGAGCGCCCTGTGAACACATAGTGGGAAGTAATATGAAAAAATGACACAAACTAACGTAAAACTTATCTAATcttatataaacaaataaactaaacataatgatgtattaaaattaataaggagctatatatatatatatatatatatatatatatatatatatatatatatatatatatatatatatatatatatatataatattaacacacacacacacacacacacatacacagagtcacacacatacatacatacactatattgccaaaagtattgggacaccctgCCAATTATTTGAATTCAGATGTTCCAATCTCCTAGCCTGACAGGCCAGACCCACATCAGACCCCGGTTGCCTCGCTGTatcatcagacaatgacttgtaaggcagcgttttgtgcatgaaggcatctcatgaaactaatttcggacagactccTAAGGCAGTGTAatagtttaatgatctacagcaaaatagagagagctttggtagAATTTTGgggtggggtcagcgcatgctgaggttcATGAGGTTCCAAACTTCATTGGGCCTTTAGATTAGCTCAaaaacagtgcgtagagagcttcatgaaatTAGTTTTCATAGCCAAATGCATAAagcccataaagacatggatgagtgagtttggtgtggagcaacttgactggcctacatagagtcctgacctcaaccgacagaacattttgggatgaattagagcggagactgccaGCCTTCTCATCCTTCTAGGCCTTCTCATCCATTATTGTACACTGATTTTTCTGCTCTCTAGAGTGATTTACACACAGattcattaatattctaaacgtTCAGTTTAGAGAGGCAGTCCATCATTCTAAACTGCTTGAATGCACTGTTGATCCACAAAACAAGTAATATCTAGGTCATGCCATGTATCACTGTCATAAAATTAGTTCTATAATGTTTGTTGAGGATTTATACATAATCCGGTTAGACAGAATATCATAAGTGCAAAGCTACATAAGAATGTAAGAGCAGAAGAGCATCACAACCTAATGTCTGAGCTTGTTCAACCAGCAAGAGCACCACAACCTAATATCTAGGCCAAGATCCATCTTGCAAAATACTTGACGCTAAGGAGAAAGGAAAatactataaatatatataaaaaggggGGGAAAAGCTATCACATAAACAATAaatattgtgtgtttttgaatTGAAGGTGGCTGAAAACCTGGTCCAGCGTGATGGAGACTTTCTGATCAGAGACTCACTGTCCAGCCCGGGAAACTATGTCCTCACCTGCCAGTGGAAGAACACTCCTCAACACTTCAAAATTAACAAACGAGTAGTAGCCATGAATGAGGCCTACTCACGTGTGCAGTACCTGTTTGAGAAGGAGGGATTTGACAGTGTCCCCGCATTGGTGCGATACTATGTGGGCAACCGGGAGCCGGTATCTGAAGTTGTGGGAGCGATTATCTTTCAGCCAATCAACAGAGCTCTGCCTCTGAGATGCCTGGAGGAGAAATATGGATTTGGAAATATACGCATAGAGGCGGGATACTCCGAGAGAAAGAGCCTGCCTTCCAAACGGTTGAGTCTGAATATCATGAACGGACACACCCAAGATCACTCCCTCAATCGTGGGAATCTCCTCAGGTGAGAGAAACACCATCCTATGGCCCTTTCCACTATTATTCATTACCACACATAACTGCCAAGAAGAAATGCTTCGAGAGCCTTTTGAATCACAAATGCAAGGAATTAGGAGAGATTAATCATTTTACTCATAATAGGACTGAACATTTACTAATTACAGAATTTAATTCTCAGATTCTGTATTTAGGCAATTTGTAATGCATGTAATTTAgctgtccaaaaaaaaaaaaaggatccTTTCACATAATTCGTTCCTTTCACATTTTCAACACTTGACtacagtaaaatatacaatacATATTTAGTGGTTCCATTAGTAAATGTTAGTAAGTGCATTAACTAAAATGAACTAACAGTGAACAATTCCTTAGTTACAATATTTATTAATCCTTGgtaacgttagttaataaaaatacaacttttttttttttttgttaatgtcAGTTCAGGTTCATTACATAATTAttaacagatttaaaaaaatgacagatacaactttaaaatgtattagtgaaggatgaaattaacattaagtaGGATTAAATGACTTATTGTAAAGCGTTACCAATTTAGATCATGTGAATTAAATCACGTTTAACCTATATTTTTAAGCTTTGTTTTGCTTTGACTGTCCTCACTATCTGAATTAGaaaagaaacataaaaaaaaataaataaaaaaaaactagaaaTACAATGTAATAATGTTTGCATGATATAATTGGGGTCTATTTTGACAAATGACTAGTCATGAATTTACAAATTACCCTAAAATCTAtaccataaaatgtatataattttgTCAGCAATTATTGGGTCTAGTGGTGTGATTTGGAAACTCAGTTATTTaatggaaatctcttggaaatCCTTGACGGTTTTGCTCAGtaaaaaaaggcatttttcaaggcatttgtattatttatgtgGAACtacttatatttatttattcagtcCTGCACTGTGACATCTCCACATTTGTAGCATTAAATAAGTGAAAGTTCTACTTATTTGTGCAGACTCAGCATTTGGGAGCCCTAACTTTTGGAAACGATGTGTCAAAATAGCTTACATCCTTATCAATTTGACATTAAAATGATTGTGCAGGTTGCATGACCTCACATTAATAAGAGACTGCATGGGATTTGCACTTTTAAAAATTCATATCACACCGCAGAACCTTTGAAAACTCAACTTTGTCATCGTACTCTAAAAGATTGGTAGAGAAGACTTTAAGTGACCTGTCTTTCTCCTTCACAGCAACAAAGATAAGTGTGGGAGTCAACCAGCATGTCTGAACCACGTTCAGGAGAGGAGACGGCCACTGAAGACCCATCAGTCAGAGAGCTTCCTCCCTATCGGTGAGTGCCTGTCAGCTCTCATCCTCCTTGATACCCCGTCACGCCTCCAACCCTCCGGTGATATGCACGTCAGACAGTCCTGAAAACCAGTCATCTTTCTCACATTCACTTTGTGTCAAAGAGAAAGTGATTCTCAAAGTCAAGCTGTCGTCCCCGCCTTTGAAATCCACTTTCTGTTACTGAGCGTTCAATGTGTGAAATGAGACGTGGGATtgaaatgcaaaataaaatgttttgtggaGAAGAATGAAAGTGGGGATGGAGATAATTTATGCCTGTGTCAGTGGAATAAATATGGTTATGCACAAAATGCAGCTTTGCTGTCCATGTCAGAAGCTAGAGCGCTGAATCTGCTTTGCCGTGCAGAATGCCAAAAGAAAACTTCCAAAAGAAAATGTCCATCTACAACATATTGTCTATTGAATTGATTCAAATGGTGGTGATATGTTTATGAATAAATTCCTTTGCTTTCAGGCTTTAGGCCCCAGGCTCAGGTTCAGCATATGGAACACCAGTCGTGCCCCAAATCCCCAGTTTTCCGAACAGGAAGCGAGCCAGCTCTGAGCCCCACAGTGCCACGCAGAATGGCCTTTGACACCCAGCCTGGCGAGGCCATTCGTGGATCTGACAGCCAGCTGTGTCCCAAACCGCCCCCTAAACCCAGCAAGGTTCCCACTATAAGAGTATCCTACACCCCGGGCCTGAAATCTCTCGCCCCACCAGTCCCCCCCATAAAGCCCCAAAAAAAGCGACCTTCATCTCAGCAACGTCAGCAGTCGGGGAGCTCATCGAGTCCGGAAGTAAGCTACTGTGAGCTGAGTCCAAACAGCCCTGCTGACTGGGAAAGGATGAATAACTCACATGCTAACAGCTATGTGGAGAGGCTTAAGACTGACGAGGTGTTAAGGAGAAGTGATAGCAGCATTAAACTAGATCGTAGCTCCTACCATAACGCCATTGAGGCCCTAGAACACGACAGTGACGAAGACAACGAGGAGAATGTGGATAAAGAAGAGGATGGCAAGAAAGGTTTCCAAAGGCCTGTGTTTGAAACTGAATCGGCATTCAAACCTGGTGACGTCAACTTCCGGCTTCTACCATCGGAGAACAAACCATTGGAGATGACAGTACTAAAGAAATCCAAAGAGCTGCTCGTCAGTCAGGATCCAAAGACCATTGCCAAACACATCCTGCAAGCAGACTGCCAGGTAAGATTAATTAGTCTTTAAAGTcaacataacattttaattgttacattttttttttcaatttggtAACATTACTTAATGCATAAATTACTCattattcatttgtttgttcatAATACATTAAAGgaggaatagttcaccccaaaaatacaattgtcaccctcaagttgtaggagtttcttttttctgctgaacacaacagaagattttttgtttttttgacattatttttggTAATCAGATAGTTGACAGTAGCACTCAATGGCCATCACCAACTGTCTGGTtaacaacattcttcaaaatatcatattttgtgttcaacagaataaAGAAACTCATATACTTGAAACAACatgtgggtgagtaaatgatgacacaattgTCATTTTTagattaactaaaaaaaatgtttttatatgtatagtTTATGATACCTGATGGATTAATCAGTGTTAACAAATTGGACCTTAATTTGCAATAACCAAATAGCTATTTAAACATTGTTTTAGGAAACTTACTGGTGTCAAAACggtactttaaagggatagttcacccaaaagtgaaaatttgatgtttatctgcttacccacagggcatccaagatgtaggagtctttgtttcttcagtagaacacaaattaagatttttaaccgTTGCACTGTGTCAGTCAtaaatgcatgtcaatggggtgcaATTCTAcgagagtaaaaaaacaaaacatgcacaaacaagttcatattaaaccctgcggctcgtgacaACACATTAAAACGATTGGTTTGTGTGAAaaactgaacagtatttatataattttttacctaaAATACAAAACTCTGTCCAACAGCCGTGAGCGCAACAACACTTGCGCTGGGTGAGATGAAATGTACACGATATGGCATATCTCAATGGGATAAAAGCGGCGGAAGCGATGTCTCACGCAAATTGTACGCcatattgtgtattttgacCTCACCCAGCGGAAGTGATGGCACGCGCGCAGCTGTTTgacatagtgttgtatttgatgtttaaaaaaaaaaaaaaaatactgttggtttctcacacaaactgatcatttcatatcttaagacatcaatgtgtcgtcacaattagcctagaaatctagacgcaccctagccgcagcaaatctaatctgccgcaagtgtcatctagcaactctcaatacatttctgagctgtaaacgccaaactctggtcgggccaatcacatcgtgtatagagtcggtgggcggggcttaacataatgatggcagagttgcgcttgcgtgctactagttaACACAGTTTTTCGAATCAGTTTTGACAGCAACTCTGGAAGAcagagttgagcttttctctgagaaaagaacaaagaacgggaACAAAGAacgcgaatgtttaatctgagAACTAGCttcgcttcaccttcgttgctctggttggtagtagcgatatccaattgtgtgcacgccgtgcagagggagtttgaaagacaaccgtttatcccgcccctcggattgagccctgtctatggtgagtttccagaccaaacatcttgatgtgggtctggcttgtcaggctaatgcattatatgactgacacagtgcaacagttggagttaaaaatcttcatttgtgttctactgaagaaacaaacacacctacatcttggatgccatGGGGGTAGGGAGATTAAGTTGATACATTTCTTTCAGGAaattttcaaaagaacagcacttAAGCATGCCTacacattaaaaaagttattgatATTAAAAGCTCATATTAGCTACATTAATTGCACAACAGATGATCTATCACAGATAGCTTTCACTTTCAAAAATGGGAGGGAGAGGAATAAAGAAAGAAATTGAAACAACAAAGGAGAAAATCAAGAAAGATGAAAACAGAACTAGGGATAGCCATCCACACCCACTTACTGAATACAATCATGACCGACAGGTCTGTAATTACGCTCTTGTTATGTGAGTCAGCCTTTTCTTTAGGTTGAAGACTGGTTCTTCCAGCCAACCTGAGGACAAGACCACAGTCGTGCCTCACAGCAGAGGCTAAATGTAGATGAATCCAATTAAAAATGACCCAGAAAGCCTCTTATACATGTGACTGTCCTTTTCTTCACATTTCTTTCTGCTTCTGAAAGAGGCTCCAGAttgttgtttgtgtatttgGGAATTAAATCTTAAACTGGCTGATCATGTCAGTCACAGGACCAATattatggacaaaaaacatccaAATTTAGAAACCTTTTACACTTCAGATTAGTGCAATACTTTTGATTCTGGATGGTACTACATTTGATGCAAATgctgtgtgtgcattttataGGTTGCTAGGATACTGAATGTTTCTGAGGAGCTGAAAGGTCAAATGGGTGTGACCTCTGGGCTGGAGCTGGTGACCCTTCCTCATGGGAGACAGCTGCGGCAGGACCTCATGGAAAGGTAAACAGATGCTGACAACACGTGATCTATAAAGCAGATTTCTGATGATTCATAAGGGCAGACAACTATTTCAGAGAAATATTGACTCTTTGAACATCTTACATACGGTATCTTACATAAGTAACCAAGCAGAGTTTATTTGCAGTGGCAATGACCAAAATCACAGACATATAGGTCACATTTAACATGCATGGCTGGCTCTTCTTAAACAGGCATAACACCATGGCAATTGGAGTTGCTGTGGATATCCTGGGGTGTACAGGAAGTCTGGAAGAGAGAGCGGCCACCCTAAACCGGATCATTCTGGTCGCTCTAGAGCTGAAAGACTCCATGGGAGATCTGTACGCCTTTTCCTCCTTAATGAAAGCACTGGACATGCCTCAGGTACCCAACAGCTCCTTCTATCTGCCACTCTCGGTTGACTTCTTTTTCCTCTGTGCTTTAATCTGTGTGATCTTTCTTGTATGAACAGATCACCAGACTGGATCAAACGTGGACTAGCTTGCGAAGGAAGTATACACAGACTGCCATTATTTATGAGAAATCTTTGAAGCCATTCTACAAAGGACTCTATGAAGGAAATGGTGAGTTTGCGACAAAAAAGCATGCTTAAAATGCCCTTCATACAGTAGGTCGCCTTTATTTAAGTTCTTGTTCTTGTCTTTCCAGCTGAACTCCCACTGAGCAATGCCAGCGTTCCTCTGCTAATGCCGCTGCTCACCTTGATGGAGAGGCCTGCAGTCACCTTCGACGGGATGGACGTCTGGGAGAACAACGACCAAGGCTGCGAAATCATGTTCCGGCATCTGGAAGGAGCTCGCGCCGTCGCACGCAATGCGGACACATACACCTGCAATGCACAGCGGATCCTCCAGGGTAAGTCAAGGACATTACAAGACATTTGAGGAGGATTATGTGGTGCTTTACAGTAAGTGAATTGGTGAGAAAAACACATTGAGATTGATGAAATTATTACATGttgtaataaatgtaaaaaaatcaaaacttataaatgaaaattaactaaaacgtgtaaaaaaataaaaaccttttacACTACACAAGTATCTTAAATTAATAATGACCAATACATAGCATTTATTAAGGTTTTTTTCTGTATGCGGTATACTAATAAACTTTTAGGATTTCAAATTGTATAAATTAAcattatcatgtaaactacctatatactagcctgatgtggtcatactcaattcttgTCAGAATATGAGTGTGAAACatcaggaaagacatcaattggatagacctacaaccaatcagagcaacgaagcgatgcattctcaaatgtcaacatagttcaactgcactgtgttgccaagtccgcgtttttttctccgcgggttgttttctatgtccgcaggttgaagcaactattatgtgatatatagacccatgagtgcaaattttagcaggcaaaaatttgaaaaaatataatccaagctcctttgatgacgtgcatgattacgttactgttgatcatctgtccgtcatcgtctaaagcccgccctgattaTTTCATtagtccgaacagtttctgttcggggataattactcctctatggagcaaggccagaccgaactgcccgtcctaaaaaatgtgtgggcggggctaagttcggctggcatccaggctagctatatacagcatgttatatgCATATGTTTGGGACAGAGGGGAACACAGTcacatttgcagcagatataacTTATGCTGCCCATCATAAATCAAAGCTCAAGACAGACAGGGGTCAGAGGAGAACACCAGAAAAGGCGACAGAATGGACGATATTCATCTGTTTTTGCGATACACGAGCCACGGTTCAGTTTTTAAGCAGGACATTAATCCAGGAATCTAATCCACTTTGTCTGTGATAAAGTATGCAAAAATGTGTGATCAACTCTACAGTAAGCAGAAAGCCGCATTGCTGCATGAAGTCAAACAactaacggcggtttcacactgtACGCGCAAGCAGGAGCAGCACAACGGGCGCACGCTGCTCCTGCTCTCCATACAGAGCTTctgcgcaaaaaaaaaagtgtgaaaaAAGCAGTGTGAAATCGCCGTTAGGCGTTTGACTTCACGCAGTGCTGCAGCAGATCGATCATCAGTTGTCAACCGGACAGCTTTTATATACTTTATCACAGACCTAGTTTCATTTCATAAAGCAACAGAAACACTTTTCATGTCCTGCTTAAAACAGTGCTACATGTACAAGAATAAAGTACAATGTAAGAATATActctttaaatataaaatgggTCTACATATTTCTTATCAGTGTtattttgataaacatgacaatatatcATTATGGTTACATGGAAATAGTTTTTACTGTGtagatttgtgagcattagcggAACTGtcagaataaacacgaaacacacACCATCATTGTCATGGGGTGAATGCAGCCAATCATGGAAcggctgtgtcgtcatcagagcttgtGCAGCCTCTGGAATCTCAAATCGCTCTCCCGATACTCTGATGCCATAAGTCACAGTGACGTGACGTAACGTCGGCACACTCTCAAGTCAGACTACATTTCGAACCGGCAAGTCAAACATACCGCCTGAATTGAGAAAATATGTAGtatgggacttgattttgtcaaATTGATTGGATCATAGAAAGTTGGGCATTGGTAACTACTAGAAGTAGATCTGAATCGCCATTTGCAGGGAATATATTAAGTCCCAATTTTCCACGTGACACATCATGAAGAGAACAGTCATGGTTCAGAGGGGAAGGGAGGTTAACATTGTTGACAAGTTAACACaagaattgtccattttgatttcatggagACTTTAATAATGTTTCATTTTCTCTCCAGACTTCCAACCTAACGATGACATGTTGGAGATCTTGAGGACTGATTTCCAGTTGCGTCTGCTCTGGGGCAGCAGGGGGGCGGCCGTGGACCAGACAGAGCGATACGAcaaattcaaactcatcctcACAGCTCTGTCCAGAAAACTTGAGCCTCAAGTCAAACACACAGAACTCTGAATGAGACACTTTGTACAGTATATCAGACATTCTGAGCAAGCAGAAACTGTCCGAACCTCTCTGGAGGCAGGTCAAAGGTCATCTGTaccttaaaaaaatgtttttttaaaaggatGTTCTCTAGCAGAATGTGAGCTTCACAATATCACGTGAAGCTTGCAAGTTGGAAGCCATTCATGAGCCTAAATAGCACTTGTATATTGTATATCCATAAGCACCTTTCAGAGGTATGATTGGTGAAATGGGCAGGTACCTGTTTTGCCTTCAAGAAAAGAAGGAACGGTACGTAGAATATATCTAATGGCCAATACATCATCCACACTAAGAAATAAAGATAAAAGTGGA
Proteins encoded:
- the bcar3 gene encoding breast cancer anti-estrogen resistance protein 3 isoform X2, which produces MQNECLTSEHLLSWFIWTENRQLLRPSSLPCRGIFEATFGYISIMKHMSISKWLSQLGLPQYCMLFDEEYDGVEDLLHLTEMDLLGLGVQSRLHRIHILSSIQVLQEREAKRELRMMAEGRFSSLPRNMHVGRQCPLASSMDLLSSRTTVAEVPVSSYQGVSIHGTLPRKKKNSTGPPVKQWEMNGNVGSSAAPYTGRYRLPPSPLIHNIIEEHQAFYSDRNGSIKSRDGAGMDPNMEYVKFSRDKYIMDGPPEKLRRELEEELKLSSEEPRSHAWYHGAIPRQVAENLVQRDGDFLIRDSLSSPGNYVLTCQWKNTPQHFKINKRVVAMNEAYSRVQYLFEKEGFDSVPALVRYYVGNREPVSEVVGAIIFQPINRALPLRCLEEKYGFGNIRIEAGYSERKSLPSKRLSLNIMNGHTQDHSLNRGNLLSNKDKCGSQPACLNHVQERRRPLKTHQSESFLPIGFRPQAQVQHMEHQSCPKSPVFRTGSEPALSPTVPRRMAFDTQPGEAIRGSDSQLCPKPPPKPSKVPTIRVSYTPGLKSLAPPVPPIKPQKKRPSSQQRQQSGSSSSPEVSYCELSPNSPADWERMNNSHANSYVERLKTDEVLRRSDSSIKLDRSSYHNAIEALEHDSDEDNEENVDKEEDGKKGFQRPVFETESAFKPGDVNFRLLPSENKPLEMTVLKKSKELLVSQDPKTIAKHILQADCQVARILNVSEELKGQMGVTSGLELVTLPHGRQLRQDLMERHNTMAIGVAVDILGCTGSLEERAATLNRIILVALELKDSMGDLYAFSSLMKALDMPQITRLDQTWTSLRRKYTQTAIIYEKSLKPFYKGLYEGNAELPLSNASVPLLMPLLTLMERPAVTFDGMDVWENNDQGCEIMFRHLEGARAVARNADTYTCNAQRILQDFQPNDDMLEILRTDFQLRLLWGSRGAAVDQTERYDKFKLILTALSRKLEPQVKHTEL
- the bcar3 gene encoding breast cancer anti-estrogen resistance protein 3 isoform X5 — its product is MDPNMEYVKFSRDKYIMDGPPEKLRRELEEELKLSSEEPRSHAWYHGAIPRQVAENLVQRDGDFLIRDSLSSPGNYVLTCQWKNTPQHFKINKRVVAMNEAYSRVQYLFEKEGFDSVPALVRYYVGNREPVSEVVGAIIFQPINRALPLRCLEEKYGFGNIRIEAGYSERKSLPSKRLSLNIMNGHTQDHSLNRGNLLSNKDKCGSQPACLNHVQERRRPLKTHQSESFLPIGFRPQAQVQHMEHQSCPKSPVFRTGSEPALSPTVPRRMAFDTQPGEAIRGSDSQLCPKPPPKPSKVPTIRVSYTPGLKSLAPPVPPIKPQKKRPSSQQRQQSGSSSSPEVSYCELSPNSPADWERMNNSHANSYVERLKTDEVLRRSDSSIKLDRSSYHNAIEALEHDSDEDNEENVDKEEDGKKGFQRPVFETESAFKPGDVNFRLLPSENKPLEMTVLKKSKELLVSQDPKTIAKHILQADCQVARILNVSEELKGQMGVTSGLELVTLPHGRQLRQDLMERHNTMAIGVAVDILGCTGSLEERAATLNRIILVALELKDSMGDLYAFSSLMKALDMPQITRLDQTWTSLRRKYTQTAIIYEKSLKPFYKGLYEGNAELPLSNASVPLLMPLLTLMERPAVTFDGMDVWENNDQGCEIMFRHLEGARAVARNADTYTCNAQRILQDFQPNDDMLEILRTDFQLRLLWGSRGAAVDQTERYDKFKLILTALSRKLEPQVKHTEL
- the bcar3 gene encoding breast cancer anti-estrogen resistance protein 3 isoform X1; this translates as MQNECLTSEHLLSWFIWTENRQLLRPSSLPCRGIFEATFGYISIMKHMSISKWLSQLGLPQYCMLFDEEYDGVEVKSAHTDLLHLTEMDLLGLGVQSRLHRIHILSSIQVLQEREAKRELRMMAEGRFSSLPRNMHVGRQCPLASSMDLLSSRTTVAEVPVSSYQGVSIHGTLPRKKKNSTGPPVKQWEMNGNVGSSAAPYTGRYRLPPSPLIHNIIEEHQAFYSDRNGSIKSRDGAGMDPNMEYVKFSRDKYIMDGPPEKLRRELEEELKLSSEEPRSHAWYHGAIPRQVAENLVQRDGDFLIRDSLSSPGNYVLTCQWKNTPQHFKINKRVVAMNEAYSRVQYLFEKEGFDSVPALVRYYVGNREPVSEVVGAIIFQPINRALPLRCLEEKYGFGNIRIEAGYSERKSLPSKRLSLNIMNGHTQDHSLNRGNLLSNKDKCGSQPACLNHVQERRRPLKTHQSESFLPIGFRPQAQVQHMEHQSCPKSPVFRTGSEPALSPTVPRRMAFDTQPGEAIRGSDSQLCPKPPPKPSKVPTIRVSYTPGLKSLAPPVPPIKPQKKRPSSQQRQQSGSSSSPEVSYCELSPNSPADWERMNNSHANSYVERLKTDEVLRRSDSSIKLDRSSYHNAIEALEHDSDEDNEENVDKEEDGKKGFQRPVFETESAFKPGDVNFRLLPSENKPLEMTVLKKSKELLVSQDPKTIAKHILQADCQVARILNVSEELKGQMGVTSGLELVTLPHGRQLRQDLMERHNTMAIGVAVDILGCTGSLEERAATLNRIILVALELKDSMGDLYAFSSLMKALDMPQITRLDQTWTSLRRKYTQTAIIYEKSLKPFYKGLYEGNAELPLSNASVPLLMPLLTLMERPAVTFDGMDVWENNDQGCEIMFRHLEGARAVARNADTYTCNAQRILQDFQPNDDMLEILRTDFQLRLLWGSRGAAVDQTERYDKFKLILTALSRKLEPQVKHTEL
- the bcar3 gene encoding breast cancer anti-estrogen resistance protein 3 isoform X4; its protein translation is MSCTETREMSERCNILRTITAALCCFYQKSSVIGAKFSRDKYIMDGPPEKLRRELEEELKLSSEEPRSHAWYHGAIPRQVAENLVQRDGDFLIRDSLSSPGNYVLTCQWKNTPQHFKINKRVVAMNEAYSRVQYLFEKEGFDSVPALVRYYVGNREPVSEVVGAIIFQPINRALPLRCLEEKYGFGNIRIEAGYSERKSLPSKRLSLNIMNGHTQDHSLNRGNLLSNKDKCGSQPACLNHVQERRRPLKTHQSESFLPIGFRPQAQVQHMEHQSCPKSPVFRTGSEPALSPTVPRRMAFDTQPGEAIRGSDSQLCPKPPPKPSKVPTIRVSYTPGLKSLAPPVPPIKPQKKRPSSQQRQQSGSSSSPEVSYCELSPNSPADWERMNNSHANSYVERLKTDEVLRRSDSSIKLDRSSYHNAIEALEHDSDEDNEENVDKEEDGKKGFQRPVFETESAFKPGDVNFRLLPSENKPLEMTVLKKSKELLVSQDPKTIAKHILQADCQVARILNVSEELKGQMGVTSGLELVTLPHGRQLRQDLMERHNTMAIGVAVDILGCTGSLEERAATLNRIILVALELKDSMGDLYAFSSLMKALDMPQITRLDQTWTSLRRKYTQTAIIYEKSLKPFYKGLYEGNAELPLSNASVPLLMPLLTLMERPAVTFDGMDVWENNDQGCEIMFRHLEGARAVARNADTYTCNAQRILQDFQPNDDMLEILRTDFQLRLLWGSRGAAVDQTERYDKFKLILTALSRKLEPQVKHTEL
- the bcar3 gene encoding breast cancer anti-estrogen resistance protein 3 isoform X3 — protein: MMAEGRFSSLPRNMHVGRQCPLASSMDLLSSRTTVAEVPVSSYQGVSIHGTLPRKKKNSTGPPVKQWEMNGNVGSSAAPYTGRYRLPPSPLIHNIIEEHQAFYSDRNGSIKSRDGAGMDPNMEYVKFSRDKYIMDGPPEKLRRELEEELKLSSEEPRSHAWYHGAIPRQVAENLVQRDGDFLIRDSLSSPGNYVLTCQWKNTPQHFKINKRVVAMNEAYSRVQYLFEKEGFDSVPALVRYYVGNREPVSEVVGAIIFQPINRALPLRCLEEKYGFGNIRIEAGYSERKSLPSKRLSLNIMNGHTQDHSLNRGNLLSNKDKCGSQPACLNHVQERRRPLKTHQSESFLPIGFRPQAQVQHMEHQSCPKSPVFRTGSEPALSPTVPRRMAFDTQPGEAIRGSDSQLCPKPPPKPSKVPTIRVSYTPGLKSLAPPVPPIKPQKKRPSSQQRQQSGSSSSPEVSYCELSPNSPADWERMNNSHANSYVERLKTDEVLRRSDSSIKLDRSSYHNAIEALEHDSDEDNEENVDKEEDGKKGFQRPVFETESAFKPGDVNFRLLPSENKPLEMTVLKKSKELLVSQDPKTIAKHILQADCQVARILNVSEELKGQMGVTSGLELVTLPHGRQLRQDLMERHNTMAIGVAVDILGCTGSLEERAATLNRIILVALELKDSMGDLYAFSSLMKALDMPQITRLDQTWTSLRRKYTQTAIIYEKSLKPFYKGLYEGNAELPLSNASVPLLMPLLTLMERPAVTFDGMDVWENNDQGCEIMFRHLEGARAVARNADTYTCNAQRILQDFQPNDDMLEILRTDFQLRLLWGSRGAAVDQTERYDKFKLILTALSRKLEPQVKHTEL